Part of the Gallalistipes aquisgranensis genome, CCACGACGTGCGGGGCCGGGCGGCGGGCGTGCAGGTGACCGATCTGGAGACGGGTGCCTCCTATTCCGTGCGTTCGACGGTGGTGGTCAACGCCGCCGGGGTCTTCGTGGACGACGTCGTGAGGATGGACGATCCCGGGGCCGATCCTCTGGTGCGTCCCAGCCAGGGGGTGCATCTGGTGCTCGACCGCTCCTTCCTGGAGAGTGAATCGGCGCTGATGATCCCGAAGACCTCGGACGGGCGGGTGCTTTTCGCCGTACCGTGGCACGGCAAGGTGGTGGTGGGTACGACCGATGTGCTGCGTGAGAGGCCGGAGTTGGAACCCCGTCCGCTGGAGCAGGAGATTGCCTTCATCCTGAAGACTGCCGGTCTCTACATGGCCCGTAAACCGGACCGTTCGGACGTGCGGTCCGTTTTCGCCGGGCAGCGTCCGCTGGCGGCCCCGAAAAAGGCCGGACAGAGCACGAAGGAGATTTCGCGGCGGCATAAGATCATCGTTTCGGAAAACCGGCTGATCACCGTGACGGGCGGCAAGTGGACCACCTACCGCCGCATGGCGCAGGATACGGTGGACCGGGTCATCGGACTGGGCCTGCTGCCCCGGCGTCCCTGTACGACCGCCTCCTACCATATCCACGGCTACCGTCCCTCGCCCGATCCGGGCAACCACCTCTGCATCTACGGTTCGGACATGCCTGCCGTGCAGGAGTTGATGCTTTCGGCTCCGGAAATGGCGGTTCCGCTCTCCCCCGACTATCCTTATACGGCCGCGGAGGCTGTGTGGGCCGTGCGGCACGAGATGGCCCGCACCGTGGAGGACGTTCTCGCCCGCCGGGTGAGGCTGCTGTTCCTCGATGCGCGGGCCGCCGTGGAGGCGGCTCCGGCCGTGGCGCATATCGTGGCCGGGGAGCTGGGATACGGGCGGCAGTGGGAGGAGCGGCAGGTGAAGGCCTTTGCCGGGCTGGCTTCCGGATACGAACTCGCGTGAGGCCGCCGGACTGCGGGACCGGCCGGACTGCGGACTGCGGCGGCGGAGCGGCGGAAAATCCGGGAAGACCTTTTTCCTTCCGGTGCTGGACATTCCTGCCGGCAGGAATCCCTGCGAGGCCAAACGGACTATTTTTACCTGCTTTCGGGGCATAATTACCGGGTCGGAAGCGTTTCGTTTCTCCGATCTAACGTTTATATTTGCAGAATAACAATTGATTGCCGTTATGAAAAGGGTCCTCCTGTTTATTGTCGCGTTGGCGATATGCTTCCAGGCCGGAGCGGAACGCAAGAAAGTGGGTGTCGTGCTCAGCGGCGGCGGGGCGAAGGGCGTGGCGCACATCGGCGTGCTGAAAGTGCTCGAAGAGGCGGGTATCCCGATCGACTATATCGCGGGAACCAGCATGGGGGC contains:
- a CDS encoding glycerol-3-phosphate dehydrogenase/oxidase → MKKEDLIGRIADTSQVWDMAVVGGGATGLGIALDAALRGFSVVLFEQSDFSKGTSSRSTKLVHGGVRYLEKGDVGLVMEALRERGLLLRNAPHLVKDQSFVIPNYRLWDNVLYTAGLTFYDLLAGRLGFGRSRYLSRRRTLEMLPAIRAEGLRGGVLYHDGQFDDSRLAVNLMQSCIAEGAVPVNYMKVTGLIHDVRGRAAGVQVTDLETGASYSVRSTVVVNAAGVFVDDVVRMDDPGADPLVRPSQGVHLVLDRSFLESESALMIPKTSDGRVLFAVPWHGKVVVGTTDVLRERPELEPRPLEQEIAFILKTAGLYMARKPDRSDVRSVFAGQRPLAAPKKAGQSTKEISRRHKIIVSENRLITVTGGKWTTYRRMAQDTVDRVIGLGLLPRRPCTTASYHIHGYRPSPDPGNHLCIYGSDMPAVQELMLSAPEMAVPLSPDYPYTAAEAVWAVRHEMARTVEDVLARRVRLLFLDARAAVEAAPAVAHIVAGELGYGRQWEERQVKAFAGLASGYELA